A single region of the Ignavibacteria bacterium genome encodes:
- a CDS encoding T9SS type A sorting domain-containing protein yields the protein VAIAIYIDKSRNKWVGTYFGGAAKFNSAQNVWTAFDLADSLGLTGDNMVNGVIADDSNAYFRYRTTLYRYSSNGFEIIPVGSPTAFEFDKYNNLLIGNLHGIAIYNPNGIVSVTHDEEIIPAIYSIIENYPNPFNNETKIRISLSKYSDITLKIYDIKGRLVSMLANGKYNKGIHEFKFNGSKLSSGVYFAVLKTENEIKSHRIVLLK from the coding sequence ATGTTGCAATAGCTATATACATTGACAAAAGCAGAAATAAATGGGTGGGGACATATTTCGGCGGAGCTGCGAAGTTTAATTCAGCACAAAACGTATGGACGGCTTTTGATTTAGCTGATTCATTAGGATTAACAGGTGATAATATGGTGAATGGTGTAATAGCAGACGATTCAAATGCGTATTTTCGATATAGGACGACTTTGTACAGATATTCAAGCAATGGATTTGAAATAATACCCGTAGGGTCTCCAACTGCATTTGAATTTGACAAATATAATAATTTATTGATAGGTAACTTGCATGGAATAGCTATCTATAATCCTAACGGAATTGTCAGCGTAACACACGATGAAGAAATAATCCCTGCTATTTACAGCATTATTGAAAATTACCCTAATCCATTTAACAATGAAACGAAGATAAGAATATCACTTTCAAAGTATTCGGATATTACATTAAAAATATATGATATAAAAGGCAGGTTGGTTTCTATGCTTGCAAATGGTAAATACAACAAAGGAATTCATGAATTCAAATTTAATGGAAGTAAATTGTCGAGCGGCGTTTATTTTGCCGTTTTGAAAACAGAAAATGAGATAAAATCACATAGAATTGTTCTATTAAAATAA
- a CDS encoding T9SS type A sorting domain-containing protein, whose translation MKIIFTTIIILFTFELGAQPQWVIYNQFNSGLPSSMVGSILIDSNNVKWITTDNGFAKLQGNTWTVYDTLNSGLPQNHCYGIVLDKRNIMWMSCPGKGIVKYDGVNWTVYNNDNTGLPVNWSGYVDVDENNNKWFAGYGLFKYNDTNWVYYNTNNSGLPTNLTECVFVKDNIVWVGTYMGGVAKFDGVNWTLYNTQNSGIPSNWIYMITSDLQNNLWFATFFGGLARYNESQNLWTVYNTTNSGLHHNNLYSVFADNNNVKWIGGGGMAIFNDTTWQIFTYPFISEVFNFSKDKYGNMWICSDNGLYVYNPAGVVGVENISSIVPENFLLIRNYPNPFNSQTKIKITIPEKSNVNLNIYDINGRLVEKIAKGNYSKGTYTFSFNADNLSSGVYFIQLKTDSEIKVHKIILQK comes from the coding sequence GTGAAAATAATATTTACAACAATAATAATATTGTTCACTTTTGAACTTGGTGCCCAGCCGCAGTGGGTGATATATAATCAATTTAATTCAGGTTTACCAAGTAGTATGGTTGGGAGTATTTTAATAGACAGCAATAATGTAAAGTGGATAACTACCGATAATGGATTTGCTAAATTACAAGGCAATACGTGGACTGTGTATGACACTCTAAACTCGGGTTTGCCGCAAAATCACTGTTATGGAATTGTGCTTGATAAAAGAAATATAATGTGGATGTCATGTCCCGGAAAAGGTATCGTTAAATATGACGGAGTAAACTGGACAGTGTATAACAATGATAACACTGGATTACCCGTTAACTGGTCTGGCTATGTTGATGTTGATGAAAATAACAATAAGTGGTTTGCAGGATACGGTTTGTTTAAATACAATGATACAAATTGGGTTTATTACAATACAAACAATTCAGGACTTCCTACTAACTTGACAGAATGTGTCTTTGTAAAAGATAATATTGTCTGGGTGGGAACATATATGGGAGGAGTAGCAAAGTTCGATGGAGTAAACTGGACATTGTATAATACTCAGAATTCAGGCATACCAAGTAACTGGATTTATATGATAACATCGGATTTACAAAATAATTTATGGTTCGCAACATTTTTTGGAGGATTGGCTAGATATAACGAATCTCAAAATTTATGGACAGTATATAATACAACAAATTCAGGACTTCATCACAATAATTTATATTCCGTATTTGCTGATAATAATAATGTTAAATGGATTGGAGGTGGGGGAATGGCAATTTTCAATGATACAACATGGCAGATATTTACTTACCCTTTCATTAGTGAAGTATTCAATTTTTCTAAGGATAAATACGGCAATATGTGGATTTGTTCAGATAATGGATTATATGTTTACAATCCGGCTGGAGTAGTAGGTGTGGAAAACATTTCTTCGATTGTACCTGAAAATTTTCTATTAATAAGGAATTATCCTAATCCATTTAATTCGCAAACAAAAATAAAAATTACTATTCCGGAAAAATCAAATGTGAATTTGAATATTTATGATATCAATGGCAGGTTAGTAGAAAAAATCGCAAAAGGTAATTACAGCAAAGGAACTTACACATTTAGTTTTAACGCAGATAATTTATCAAGCGGGGTTTACTTTATTCAATTAAAAACAGATTCGGAAATTAAAGTTCATAAAATAATATTACAAAAATAA